One Hordeum vulgare subsp. vulgare chromosome 4H, MorexV3_pseudomolecules_assembly, whole genome shotgun sequence DNA window includes the following coding sequences:
- the LOC123448319 gene encoding RGS domain-containing serine/threonine-protein kinase A-like isoform X1 has protein sequence MEPDELLNKIRVLEEGQEELKREIGKLIPPGHGQGQSSASSPPPPPPRRPFPALQSQQQASSSRGRALALLQQSSSSRPQRPGLSDRHCHRILQSLGQAVHVISLEGKVLYWNRFAEHLYGYCASEAIGQDLLELICDPCDFSPAHEIIRNIFMGKCWRGKFPVKHKSGERFSVVVNNTPLYDEDGSLVGLTCLSGDARILEEIVGPSVSWKSYPNSAKPHLQVNNKPKSGLPHKCSSDSQQPLQSAITSKITNLATKVTSRVRSRIKSGQNCDEQDGSGRQGQYSEHDAREELTSSEASTPGGDVLHGVFVTEEKSPVNSRKTNSDDSGQGKGGFQKIFSSKAEALLTKKGISWPWKGNENDAGCGKNNMTSPPLHNKQENTQSRQGVPVLEPIIIPDSKDTEYAQAGKYEVSGSWWTFNNNSTSSTMSSTVSSNSSPIERVDYDSDCLDYEILWEDLTLGEQVGEGSCGTVYHALWYGSDVAVKVFSRQEYSEEMIRTFRQEVSLMKKLRHPNIILFMGAVASQERLCIVTEFLPRGSLFRLLRKTTGKLDPRRRVHMAIDIARGMNYLHSSSPTIVHRDLKSSNLLVDKNWTVKVADFGLSRLKIETFLTTKTGKGTPQWMAPEVLRNEPSNEKSDVYSYGVVLWELVTQKIPWDTLNTMQVIGAVGFMDHRLEIPSDIDPQWASMIESCWDSDPQRRPSFQELLERLRELQKKYALGVQMQRNTAGKGAEKMSIDDG, from the exons ATGGAGCCGGATGAGCTCCTCAACAAGATACGGGTGCTGGAGGAGGGCCAGGAGGAGCTCAAGCGGGAGATAGGCAAGCTTATCCCCCCCGGGCACGGGCAAGGGCAGTCCTCCGCGTCTTCGCCTCCGCCTCCACCTCCGCGCCGCCCCTTCCCCGCACTGCAATCGCAGCAGCAGGCTTCCTCGTCCAGGGGCCGCGCCCTAGCCTTGCTTCAGCAGTCGTCCTCCTCGCGCCCGCAGCGCCCCGGGCTGTCCGATAGGCACTGCCATAGGATACTGCAGTCGCTGGGGCAGGCCGTGCATGTCATTTCCCTTGAAGGCAAGGTCTTATACTG GAACCGGTTTGCCGAGCATCTATATGGCTATTGTGCATCAGAAGCAATTGGCCAGGATCTCCTTGAAttgatctgtgatccttgtgattTCAGTCCAGCACACGAGATTATCCGTAATATATTTATGGGCAAGTGTTGGAGAGGGAAGTTTCCTGTCAAGCATAAGTCAGGAGAGCGGTTTTCTGTTGTTGTGAATAATACTCCTTTATATGATGAAGATGGTAGCTTGGTGGGCCTCACCTGTCTGTCAGGTGATGCACGGATATTGGAGGAAATAGTTGGTCCTTCAGTCTCATGGAAATCCTATCCAAATTCAGCAAAGCCCCATTTACAAGTTAACAACAAGCCTAAAAGTGGTTTGCCGCACAAATGTTCGTCAGACTCCCAACAACCTCTACAATCTGCCATCACATCTAAGATAACAAATTTG GCTACAAAGGTTACAAGTAGAGTTCGTTCTCGGATCAAGTCAGGTCAGAACTGCGACGAACAGGATGGTAGTGGTCGCCAGGGTCAATATTCTGAACATGATGCCAGGGAGGAGTTGACATCAAGTGAAGCAAGCACCCCAGGTGGGGATGTACTGCATGGTGTCTTTGTTACTGAAGAGAAATCACCTGTGAACTCGAGAAAAACAAATAGTGATGATTCAGGACAAGGAAAAGGAGGATTTCAGAAGATTTTTAGTTCAAAGGCAGAGGCATTATTGACCAAGAAAGGGATATCATGGCCTTGGAAAGGAAATGAAAATGATGCTGGCTGTGGAAAGAATAACATGACTTCACCACCGTTACATAATAAGCAAGAGAACACCCAGAGTCGTCAAGGGGTTCCAGTTCTAGAGCCTATCATAATTCCAGATAGCAAGGACACCGAATACGCCCAGGCTGGCAAATATGAGGTCTCGGGTTCCTGGTGGACTTTCAACAATAACAGCACAAGTAGTACCATGAGCAGCACTGTAAGTAGTAATAGCAGTCCTATCGAGAGAGTAGATTATGATTCAGACTGCCTAGATTATGAGATCTTGTGGGAAGACCTAACACTTGGAGAACAAGTAGGTGAAG GTTCTTGCGGAACAGTGTATCATGCTTTGTGGTATGGATCG GATGTGGCAGTTAAAGTATTCTCCAGGCAGGAATATTCAGAAGAAATGATACGTACCTTCAGACAAGAG GTGTCACTGATGAAGAAGCTACGTCATCCCAATATTATACTTTTCATGGGTGCCGTTGCTTCTCAGGAACGGCTTTGCATTGTTACGGAATTTCTCCCACG AGGGAGCTTGTTTCGCTTACTACGAAAAACAACCGGCAAGTTGGATCCAAGACGGCGAGTTCACATGGCTATAGATATC GCAAGGGGCATGAATTATCTTCACAGTTCCAGCCCCACCATTGTACATCGTGATCTAAAATCATCAAACCTGTTGGTTGATAAGAACTGGACTGTGAAG GTGGCGGACTTCGGTCTTTCACGCCTCAAAATCGAAACATTCCTGACTACCAAAACCGGGAAAGGAACA CCACAGTGGATGGCTCCAGAAGTGCTACGTAATGAACCTTCAAATGAAAA GTCTGACGTGTACAGCTATGGAGTGGTCCTATGGGAGCTTGTTACTCAGAAGATTCCTTGGGATACTCTCAATACAATGCAG GTTATCGGAGCCGTGGGTTTCATGGACCACAGATTGGAAATTCCGAGTGACATAGATCCTCAGTGGGCATCAATGATTGAGAGTTGTTGGGACAG TGACCCACAGCGCCGCCCTTCATTCCAAGAACTCCTGGAGAGGCTCCGTGAGCTGCAAAAGAAATACGCCCTGGGGGTGCAGATGCAGCGGAACACGGCTGGGAAAGGCGCTGAAAAGATGAG
- the LOC123448319 gene encoding RGS domain-containing serine/threonine-protein kinase A-like isoform X2: MEPDELLNKIRVLEEGQEELKREIGKLIPPGHGQGQSSASSPPPPPPRRPFPALQSQQQASSSRGRALALLQQSSSSRPQRPGLSDRHCHRILQSLGQAVHVISLEGKVLYWNRFAEHLYGYCASEAIGQDLLELICDPCDFSPAHEIIRNIFMGKCWRGKFPVKHKSGERFSVVVNNTPLYDEDGSLVGLTCLSGDARILEEIVGPSVSWKSYPNSAKPHLQVNNKPKSGLPHKCSSDSQQPLQSAITSKITNLATKVTSRVRSRIKSGQNCDEQDGSGRQGQYSEHDAREELTSSEASTPGGDVLHGVFVTEEKSPVNSRKTNSDDSGQGKGGFQKIFSSKAEALLTKKGISWPWKGNENDAGCGKNNMTSPPLHNKQENTQSRQGVPVLEPIIIPDSKDTEYAQAGKYEVSGSWWTFNNNSTSSTMSSTVSSNSSPIERVDYDSDCLDYEILWEDLTLGEQVGEGSCGTVYHALWYGSDVAVKVFSRQEYSEEMIRTFRQEVSLMKKLRHPNIILFMGAVASQERLCIVTEFLPRGSLFRLLRKTTGKLDPRRRVHMAIDIARGMNYLHSSSPTIVHRDLKSSNLLVDKNWTVKVADFGLSRLKIETFLTTKTGKGTPQWMAPEVLRNEPSNEKSDVYSYGVVLWELVTQKIPWDTLNTMQVVIGCKIHLRYNLLRYRKKFNIFCLIYPPISLSIGRQD, encoded by the exons ATGGAGCCGGATGAGCTCCTCAACAAGATACGGGTGCTGGAGGAGGGCCAGGAGGAGCTCAAGCGGGAGATAGGCAAGCTTATCCCCCCCGGGCACGGGCAAGGGCAGTCCTCCGCGTCTTCGCCTCCGCCTCCACCTCCGCGCCGCCCCTTCCCCGCACTGCAATCGCAGCAGCAGGCTTCCTCGTCCAGGGGCCGCGCCCTAGCCTTGCTTCAGCAGTCGTCCTCCTCGCGCCCGCAGCGCCCCGGGCTGTCCGATAGGCACTGCCATAGGATACTGCAGTCGCTGGGGCAGGCCGTGCATGTCATTTCCCTTGAAGGCAAGGTCTTATACTG GAACCGGTTTGCCGAGCATCTATATGGCTATTGTGCATCAGAAGCAATTGGCCAGGATCTCCTTGAAttgatctgtgatccttgtgattTCAGTCCAGCACACGAGATTATCCGTAATATATTTATGGGCAAGTGTTGGAGAGGGAAGTTTCCTGTCAAGCATAAGTCAGGAGAGCGGTTTTCTGTTGTTGTGAATAATACTCCTTTATATGATGAAGATGGTAGCTTGGTGGGCCTCACCTGTCTGTCAGGTGATGCACGGATATTGGAGGAAATAGTTGGTCCTTCAGTCTCATGGAAATCCTATCCAAATTCAGCAAAGCCCCATTTACAAGTTAACAACAAGCCTAAAAGTGGTTTGCCGCACAAATGTTCGTCAGACTCCCAACAACCTCTACAATCTGCCATCACATCTAAGATAACAAATTTG GCTACAAAGGTTACAAGTAGAGTTCGTTCTCGGATCAAGTCAGGTCAGAACTGCGACGAACAGGATGGTAGTGGTCGCCAGGGTCAATATTCTGAACATGATGCCAGGGAGGAGTTGACATCAAGTGAAGCAAGCACCCCAGGTGGGGATGTACTGCATGGTGTCTTTGTTACTGAAGAGAAATCACCTGTGAACTCGAGAAAAACAAATAGTGATGATTCAGGACAAGGAAAAGGAGGATTTCAGAAGATTTTTAGTTCAAAGGCAGAGGCATTATTGACCAAGAAAGGGATATCATGGCCTTGGAAAGGAAATGAAAATGATGCTGGCTGTGGAAAGAATAACATGACTTCACCACCGTTACATAATAAGCAAGAGAACACCCAGAGTCGTCAAGGGGTTCCAGTTCTAGAGCCTATCATAATTCCAGATAGCAAGGACACCGAATACGCCCAGGCTGGCAAATATGAGGTCTCGGGTTCCTGGTGGACTTTCAACAATAACAGCACAAGTAGTACCATGAGCAGCACTGTAAGTAGTAATAGCAGTCCTATCGAGAGAGTAGATTATGATTCAGACTGCCTAGATTATGAGATCTTGTGGGAAGACCTAACACTTGGAGAACAAGTAGGTGAAG GTTCTTGCGGAACAGTGTATCATGCTTTGTGGTATGGATCG GATGTGGCAGTTAAAGTATTCTCCAGGCAGGAATATTCAGAAGAAATGATACGTACCTTCAGACAAGAG GTGTCACTGATGAAGAAGCTACGTCATCCCAATATTATACTTTTCATGGGTGCCGTTGCTTCTCAGGAACGGCTTTGCATTGTTACGGAATTTCTCCCACG AGGGAGCTTGTTTCGCTTACTACGAAAAACAACCGGCAAGTTGGATCCAAGACGGCGAGTTCACATGGCTATAGATATC GCAAGGGGCATGAATTATCTTCACAGTTCCAGCCCCACCATTGTACATCGTGATCTAAAATCATCAAACCTGTTGGTTGATAAGAACTGGACTGTGAAG GTGGCGGACTTCGGTCTTTCACGCCTCAAAATCGAAACATTCCTGACTACCAAAACCGGGAAAGGAACA CCACAGTGGATGGCTCCAGAAGTGCTACGTAATGAACCTTCAAATGAAAA GTCTGACGTGTACAGCTATGGAGTGGTCCTATGGGAGCTTGTTACTCAGAAGATTCCTTGGGATACTCTCAATACAATGCAG GTAGTGATAGGTTGCAAGATCCATCTGCGTTATAATCTACTTAGATACAGGAAGAAGTTCAATATTTTTTGCTTGATATATCCTCCCATCTCCCTGTCAATCGGGCGGCAAGATTAA